The genomic region AGCACCTGCGCCTGTGCGTTCTTCACGCCGGCCGCGACCGAGTTGACGATGATGACGAGCGCGATCGCCAACGCCATGCCGATGGCGATGATGATGGTCTGCCTGCGTCGGCCGAGCAGCTCTCGGCGCAAGTAGGTTCCGAACATGAGGTCCTCCGTGGGGGTCGAGCACAAGGTAGGCATCCGCGATGTGCCGTCGCTATGGCGAACTTGTGGGTTGACCTTGTAATTCGTGGCATCTCTTCGGAACATGAGAGCCGGATGGCCGACTCTCAGACTGCGCATAAGGAGGGCACAGGTCGCTCGAACTCTGCGCTTGATAATGGGAGCATGTCCACCCCAGTCACCGCCTCCGAGCACGGCCTGCGCCCGACCGCAGCGCCCCTTCACCACGCGGACGGCTCGCCGATCCGCATCCTCGTCGTCGACGACGAGCGCACCCTCACCGATCTGCTTCAGATGGCCCTGCGCTACGAGGGCTGGGAGGTGAAGTCCGCCGCGACGGGACAGCAGGCGTTGACGCTCGCCCGCGAGTTCAACCCCGACGCCGTCGTGCTCGACATCATGCTTCCCGACATCGACGGGCTGCAGGTGATGGCGAGGATGCGTGAGGGCGGCGGAGAGACGCCCGTGCTGTTCCTCACCGCGAAGGACTCGCTCGATGACCGCATCGCCGGCCTGACCGCAGGCGGCGACGACTACGTCACCAAGCCGTTCAGCCTCGAGGAGCTCGTGGCCAGGCTCCGCTCGCTGCTGCGACGCTCCCGTGCGCTCATCGCCGACACGCAGGACCCGCGCATCATCGTCGGCGATCTCGTGCTCGACGAGGACTCCTACGAGGTGACGCGCGCCGGCGAGCCCATCTCGCTCACCGCCACCGAGTTCGAACTGCTGCGCTACCTCATGCGCAACCCGCGCCGCGTGCTCTCGAAGGCGCAGATCCTCGACCGGGTGTGGAGCTACGACTTCGGCGGCACGTCCAGTGTCGTGGAGCTCTACATCTCCTACCTGCGCAAGAAGATCGACGCCGGCCGTACGCCGATGATCCACACCGTGCGCGGCGCCGGCTACATGGTGAAGGCCGCGGAGTAGCGCTCGGCGTCCCGCCACCTCAACGCCGAACGACGAAAGGGCATCCCGTGACCGACGAGACACCGACGTCGGCCGCACCCGACGGACAGCAAACGGACTCGGCGGCCGCGATGCCGCCGCGACCAGCAGAGCCGGATGCCATGCGTCGGTCCCCGCGCCGATTCCGCGACCGGGTGCGCGACCTGTTCACGCCGTTGAGCCGCGTCACGTTGCGCACGCGGCTCGTGCTCTCCGTCGTCGCGCTGGTGGCGGTGCTCGGCGTGGTCGTCGGCCTCGTCAGCGCCCTGTTCCTTCGGAGCTATCTCGTCGGACAGCTCGATCGTCAATTGGAGAGCGTTGCACAGCGCGGGCGCCTGGTCGCGGTGCAGGCCATCGTGCAGCAGGGCGGCATCACGGCGCAGCAGCTCGCGGGCTCGGTCGGACGGGCATCCGGCCTGCCGCCTGCCACGGTGGTTTCCGTCGTGACGACGTCGGGCGAGATGGTGTCGTTCTCGCTCAACGACGATCCGAATGCGACGCAGCACGTCTTCACCGACGCGGAGAACGAGAAGATCGCGACGGTGCCGGCGAACGGCGAGCCCACCGACGTGGGTCTCGGCTCCGCGCTCGGGGACTACCGATTCGTGGCCGTGCAGCTGCCGGGCTCGGCCGAGCTCCTCGTCGGCCTGCCGCTGTCGAACGTGACGGCGACGACCACCCAACTGCTCACGATCATCCTGTTCGTGACGCTGGTGGTCGTGGTGCTGGCCGGCGCCCTCGGAACCTTCATCGTCGTGCTCGCCCTTCGTCCGCTGGCGCGCGTGGCCGCGACGGCGACCGAGGTCTCTCGTCTGCCGCTCGATCGCGGCGAGGTGGCCCTTGCCGTACGTGTGCCGGAGAAGGACACCGACCAGCACACCGAGGTCGGGCGGCTGGGGGCCGCGTTCAATCAGATGCTCGGGCATGTGGCATCCGCACTCACGGCCAGACAGGCCAGCGAGAACAAGGTGCGGCAGTTCGTGGCGGATGCCTCCCATGAGCTCCGCACCCCGCTCGCTTCCATCCGCGGCTATGCGGAACTCACCCGCAGGGCCCCGGAGCCCTTGCCCGACAGCGCGTCGCGTTCGCTCTCGCGCATCGAGTCCGAGGCGGATCGCATGACCGACCTCGTGGAAGACCTGCTCCTGCTCGCCCGGCTCGACGAGGGTCGCGAGCTCGACCACGATCCGGTCGACCTGTCACGGCTCGTGATCGACGTGGTGTCCGATGCTCACGCTGCAGGCCGTGGGCACACCTGGAACGTGGA from Humibacter ginsenosidimutans harbors:
- a CDS encoding response regulator transcription factor, producing the protein MSTPVTASEHGLRPTAAPLHHADGSPIRILVVDDERTLTDLLQMALRYEGWEVKSAATGQQALTLAREFNPDAVVLDIMLPDIDGLQVMARMREGGGETPVLFLTAKDSLDDRIAGLTAGGDDYVTKPFSLEELVARLRSLLRRSRALIADTQDPRIIVGDLVLDEDSYEVTRAGEPISLTATEFELLRYLMRNPRRVLSKAQILDRVWSYDFGGTSSVVELYISYLRKKIDAGRTPMIHTVRGAGYMVKAAE
- a CDS encoding sensor histidine kinase — encoded protein: MTDETPTSAAPDGQQTDSAAAMPPRPAEPDAMRRSPRRFRDRVRDLFTPLSRVTLRTRLVLSVVALVAVLGVVVGLVSALFLRSYLVGQLDRQLESVAQRGRLVAVQAIVQQGGITAQQLAGSVGRASGLPPATVVSVVTTSGEMVSFSLNDDPNATQHVFTDAENEKIATVPANGEPTDVGLGSALGDYRFVAVQLPGSAELLVGLPLSNVTATTTQLLTIILFVTLVVVVLAGALGTFIVVLALRPLARVAATATEVSRLPLDRGEVALAVRVPEKDTDQHTEVGRLGAAFNQMLGHVASALTARQASENKVRQFVADASHELRTPLASIRGYAELTRRAPEPLPDSASRSLSRIESEADRMTDLVEDLLLLARLDEGRELDHDPVDLSRLVIDVVSDAHAAGRGHTWNVDLPPEPVAVIGDEKRLHQVFANLLTNARVHTPEGTVVDTALRVDGERAVVTVTDNGPGIPDELQPVLFERFARGDPSRARHTGSTGLGLAIVQAVVRAQGGEVAVESEPGCTVFTVTLPIGESAAADAEESVIELTPEEMAALEGEQAPSVDPQQVDPQQ